A region of the Micropterus dolomieu isolate WLL.071019.BEF.003 ecotype Adirondacks linkage group LG10, ASM2129224v1, whole genome shotgun sequence genome:
atCAGTACGTTGAATACTTAGTAAGTAttcgtctggtttattagaagtaagaggAGAAGATAAATCTGGACGTGTTATTTAGCTCAGAGCCgctgtagcttctcctgctcgcTTGCAAAGGGGGGGTGAgtggtgactgatggtgcattcatgtggtgtcggaataatcacaATCTTTTTCtgctccttaaatctttattgcaaaaagaggactaaagtgtacatgggacgtAAAGAGGTacacagaactttgattcgtaCAAAATCACATTGCATAAACATATTTTGGAAACATGCAGTGTGTAAAgtggttataacggttagtttgctgtccatgtagagtgaactggACGTCATCAAGTATTCATACGCACATCTcagtacatatatacatatatatatatatatatatatatatacatatatatatatatatatatatatatatatatatatatatatatatatgtagtgTCTACAACCTGTTTCAGTTACACTTGcacaaacagtaaaataaagagATTAAGTAGAAATCATAataagaaagataaaaaagatgAACTCTGTCCAGAAGATCgtcttcagtttcctgttcagagacaaaacaaagtGTCAGTTCCTCATGTTCATGCACCTGGAACATCGTTTGTGCTGCAGCACTCCAGCACTAACGCTTTCCTGAACAGTAGTCTAAAGAGACATCAGCACGATGCGTTCACACAGCCGCCCAGCGACCAGCACACACAGGTGATCAAACTGTCTGTCCTGGATGTGGTTTTGGGTTTagttacttcctgttttattttgaagttatCCGCCTCTTCTGTCCTTGTCTaactgtttcctgtctgtggtGACATCACCTTCTCACTCCCAGGTCTTTACATATGGACCCAGGGTCGAGCTCTGTTGGCATCAGTTAGTAGCGTACTGGGGAGCCCCTTAGTGGGGAAAGACCCTAATCCTGGAACGCCAGCTTTAGAGAGTCAGAGTACGGAGGTGGTTGGTGGAAGTGGACAGTGggccagaaaccagactttAACCCTGGAGACGGGTCTGAGTTTCCTGTGTGGAACAAAAagtcaatgtttttatttaggtcACTGTAAGTTGCATAGTAGCACATTTCAAGTGTttgtgaccactcaaagcacacTTTGTTTACACCACATCACGTTCACACGTACattcacacacgttcacacacattaatacacgttcacacgcacattaatacacgttcacacacattaatacacgttcacacacattaatacacgttcacacacgttcacacacacattcacacacacgttcacacacattaatacacgttcacacacacgttcacacacattaatacttgttcacacatgttcacacacacattaatacttgttcacacatgttcacacacacattaatacttgttcacacacattcacacacattaatacacattcacacacacattcgcacacattaatacacgttcacacacgtgcacacacacattaatacatgttcacaaccgttcacacacattaatacacgttcacacatgttcacacacgttcacacacacgttcacacacacatgttcacacatgttcacacacattcacacacgttcacacacacattcacacacattaatacacgttcacacacattaatacacgttcacacacatgcacacacacattaatacatgttcacacacgttcacacattaatacacgttcacacgttcacacacattaatacacgttcacacatgttcacacacgttcacacacacgttcacacatgttcacacacgttcacacacgttcatacacgttcacacacattaatacacgttcacacacacgttcacacacattaatacttgttcacacacattaatacacgttcacacacattaatacacgttcacacacacgttcacacacattaatacttgttcacacacattaatacacgttcacacacgttcacacacattaatacacgttcacacacacgttcacacacattaatacttgttcacacatgttcacacacacattaatacacgttcacacacattcacacacacgttcacacacattaatacttgttcacacacattcacacacacgttcacacacattaatacacgttcacacacattaatacacgttcacacacacgttcacacatgttcacacacacattaatacttgttcacacatgttcacacacacattaatacttgttcacacacattcacacacattaatacacattcacacacacattcgcacacattaatacatgttcacacacgttcacacacattaatacatgttcacacacgttcacacacacatgttcacacatgttcacacacattcacacacgttcacacacacattcacacacattaatacacgttcacacacattaatacacgttcacacacatgcacacacacattaatacacgttcacacacgttcacacacattaatacacgttcacacacattaatacacgttcacacatgttcacacacgttcacacacacgttcacacacgttcatacacgttcacacacattaatacacgttcacacacgttcacacatgttcacacacgttcacacacatgttcacacacgttcacacacatgttcacacacgttcatacaaattaatacacgttcacacacattaatacatgttcacacacacattcacacacacgttcacacacacattaatacatgttcacacacacattcacacacacgttcacacacattaatacacgttcacacacattaatacatgtttacacacacattcacacacgttcatacatgttcacacacgtgcacacacacgttcacacacattaatacacgttcacacacattaatacacgttcacacgttcacacacacgttcacacacattaatacatgttcacacacacattcacacacacgttcacacacacattaatacacgttcacacacattaatacatgttcacacacacattcacacacgttcatacatgttcacacacgtgcacacacacattcacacacacgttcacacacacattaatacacgttcacacacacattaatacacgttcacacacattaatacacgttcacacgttcacacacacgttcacacacattaatacacgttcacacGTTCNNNNNNNNNNNNNNNNNNNNNNNNNNNNNNNNNNNNNNNNNNNNNNNNNNNNNNNNNNNNNNNNNNNNNNNNNNNNNNNNNNNNNNNNNNNNNNNNNNNNACgttcacacacgttcacacacacattcacacacacgttcacacacattaatacacgttcacacacacgttcacacacattaatacttgttcacacatgttcacacacacattaatacttgttcacacacattcacacacattaatacacattcacacacacattcgcacacattaatacacgttcacacacatgcacacacacattaatacatgttcacacacgttcacacacattaatacacgttcacacgttcacacacattaatacacgttcacacatgttcacacacgttcacacacacgttcacacatgttcacacacgttcatacacgttcacacacattaatacacgttcacacacacgttcacacacattaatacttgttcacacacattaatacacgttcacacacacgttcacacacattaatacacgttcacacacacgttcacacacacattaatacacgttcacacacattcacacacacattaatacacgttcacacacattcacacacacgttcacatacattaatacacgttcacacacattaatacacattcacacacgttcacacacattaatacttgttcacacatgttcacacacacattaatacttgttcacacacgttcacacacacattaatacttgttcacacacattcacacacattaatacacattcacacacacattcgcacacattaatacacgttcacacacgtgcacacacacattaatacatgttcacacacgttcacacacattaatacacgttcacacatgttcacacacgttcacacacacatgttcacacatgttcacacacattcacacacgttcacacacacattcacacacattaatacacgttcacacacatgcacacacacattaatacacgttcacacacgttcacacacattaatacacgttcacacacattaatacacgttcacacatgttcacacacgttcacacacacgttcacacatgttcacacacgttcatacacgttcacacacattaatacacgttcacacacgttcacacatgttcacacatgttcacacacgttcacacacatgttcacacacgttcacacacatgttcacacacgttcacacacgttcatacaaattaatacacgttcacacacattaatacatgttcacacacacattcacacacacgttcacacacacattaatacatgttcacacacacattcacacacacgttcacacacattaatacacgttcacacacattaatacatgtttacacacacattcacacacgttcatacatgttcacacacgtgcacacacacgttcacacacgttcacacacattaatacatgttcacacacacattcacacacacattaatacatgttcacacacacattcacacacacgttcacacacacattaatacacgttcacacacattaatacatgttcacacacgcattcacacacgttcatacatgttcacacacgtgcacacacacattcacacacacgttcacacacacattaatacacgttcacacacattaatacacgttcacacgttcacacacacgttcacacacattaatacacgttcacacgttcacacacacgttcacacacattaatacacattcacacatgttcacacatgttcacacacacgttcacacatgttcacacacgttcatacatgttcacacacgtgcacacacacgttcacacacattaatacacgttcacacacacgttcacacacattaatacacgttcacacatgttcacacacattcacacattaatacacgttcacacatgttcacacacgttcacacattaatacacgttcacacatgttcacacacgttcacacattaatacatgttcacacacatattcacacacacgttcacacacacattaatacacgttcacacacatattaatacacgttcacacacattaatacatgttcacacacgtgcacacacacgttcacacacattaatacacgttcacacacattaatacatgttcacacacacattcacacacgttcatacatgttcacacacgttcatacatgttcacacacgtgcacacacacgtgcacacacattaatacacgttcacacacattaatacacgttcacacgttcacacacacgttcacacacattaatacacattcacacatgttcacacacacgttcacacatgttcacacacgttcatacatgttcacacacgttcatacatgttcacacacgttcatacatgttcacacacgttcacacacattaatacacgttcacacacattaatatacgttcacacacacgttcacacacattaatacacgttcacacacattaatacacgttcacacacacgttcacacacattaatacacgttcacacacgttcacacacgttcacacattaatacacgttcacacatgttcacacacgttcacacattaatacacgttcacacatgttcacacacgttcacacattaatacatgttcacacacacattcacacacacgttcacacacattaatacatgttcacacacacattcacacacacgttcacacacacattaatacacgttcacacacacattaatacacgttcacacacattaatacacgttcacacacattaatacatgttcacacacgtacacacacgttcacacacattaatacatgttcacacacacattcacacacgttcatacatgttcacacacgttcatacacgttcaaacacattcacacaaccATACATAAGCTTCAGGTTGCCTATAATGATGTGGATGTAAGTGGTGCGGTGCACTTTCCAGGCACTACAGACAAATCTGATGTCCACATGTATCTGTCGACTGGATGGCTCTCAGAACGGCATTAAGCTGCTGAAAAATCCTGGTGATAGTGTTGTACGATACCAGTCACCTCTGTGGAAGCATTGGTACAACTGTCTTTTATAAAAATTGCCCTTTTTTTCTGTGCTGAGGTATTTTATGAGGTGTTGTGTGGCAAAAAACACAATCAAGATGAGAAAGGCCCGAGTGACAGAGCCAAACAAAGAACCAGCAAAACCTCCTGTTGGACGGGTAAACTAACATTAGTGCAAAGCAGCTGGAATATATTcttattttgtgctttagttagATCACGTTAGCTTGCTGGCTAACACCGACctgttgctaacgttatccggtgCATAACACTACAGCTGTATGGCTGTGCACACATTCCTTTACCAGCTAAATGCTCATACTCAGGTCCACcatctcagtcgctgtaacttctGAGACCCACAAAATATACGATGATGCACAATGATACCAGCTCAGGAcaacaccacagaagaagaccCATCTACAGTAGTGTCACtcactgcggtctaactgttgtACAATATCCAgtcagctcactaaccgttttcaTTCTTAGAAATGAAGCTGAGCCTCCGGTAAAAGATAGTTATTAGAAAGctgcagacgagctgaatgcaCGTCAGTGTAGCGTGATCGTGTGaccagcatggattagttcaacctgcagctgataaaatatCACTGTAACGCTGCAGTGGCAGTTTGTACAGCATCTGGTGtgagtctgtctctgtgtcttacGCTCTGTCACGAGTTGGACGCCACAGAAAGCTACAGCCCCTTTAAGTAGTCATGTTAAATGACCGAATCTTTAGATAACCTCCATGCCATGTCCCGTCTTCAGTCATGATTGTGTTATTTACATCTTAATGTTGCAGGATAAAGTTACCATGTATTGAATTCTGAGCCTCTCTGGTTTGCACAttatgtgttaatgtgttttaagGTTCATGTGACTCTGAGCCTCTCTGCCAGCCTTTCTTTCCACTCAGTGGAGGAATGTTAGCACCAGCAAGAGTGGAAACTGTGCAGAAGGAGGTGAACTCATGAGCGTTTGGTGCCAGGAAAACCAGCGTGAGAGCTAGAGTCTGATGGGAAGAAAAGGTGCCTCTCAGAGGTAGGTTTGGATTTACAGTAACTATGTATCTTTAACTGCTAAAGTTTTAATGATGTCTATTGGGATAAATTCATCTTAAAAGAAATGTAGTTTGACTTTCTGAAGTTCTAGTGGTGTAAAATGTGATAAGTCAAATTAGTGAATGGGTTCTAGAAAGATGAGAGTGTCGTAGAAAGGAAACCATGCAAAGAACCGCCTGGAACAGGAGCAGACTGAGGGCTGTGAAATGTTCGAGACCTTTCCTTGTTTCAGGTTTTGGTGTcgtaaaagaataaaaactcgTTGACTGTCTCCAGTGAGCTGTTTTGGAAGTTTCTGCCTATTTTATCTTAAAGTGGTGAAGACGATTGTGGGGTTCTCAGCTCAGACCTGAGCTTCGTCATGACCACAGggatttagatttagatttactTACTGCAGTATGTGACTTGACCCACCATCTTAGGTCCAAGTTCCAGACAAAGGAATTAGAGGTTTCGGTGGGGAGAGCCTCTCCTCCCGTTGAGCTTAACAAACACTTTTTGTATCTTACTTTTCTTTGACGTCTTTCTTTAAGTTTCTATTGTTACTTGAACTAAGCTGAAGATTAGTGCAtcttttatatttctgtacCACTAAGCCTCACGGGTATTATCGTATTCTCTTTTTGAAGTTTTCGTCCGGCCAACAAAACTACTGAAGCCTAACCCTGGAGCAGGAGGGCACTAGGGCCTGGAGGAAAGATCAGGTTATCATCAGTATCatagaaacaggaagtgatgtcagtgtcCTGACCTCTGACGCTCAGCCGTCTCCGAGGAGATTCTTCAGTCTGATCAAAATAACACCAGTAGAGACCTTCATCAGACGGCTGGACGTTACGGATGGTAAACTGGCCTTCAGGTCCAGATCCAAGTTTAGAACCATCCCTGATGAAAAAGGCTTCGGGTGCGACCTGATCTTTGCTTCTACAGCGCagagtgacatcacttcctgccaCCACAGGAAGTGCAGGAATCTCCAGAGAAACCTGAGGATCTGAAGAAGAAACGCAGTAAGTTAGTTACTCAGGAGCCCGTTACTGTagtattacttttcccagtaactggTAGTGTAAtggattacttttctaaaacagtaatattattacagttactaatccaagtaacgctgtgtcgctgaacgcaccatccttgaatGCATGACTGCGCTGCAGGTCAGGATGTTTTTCCAGTCAGCtgatagccaaaaactaaaggaagaacggagaacgagagagagaggcgttctgtccacagctggaagtagctgctgccattacTGTGTCACCGTCTAACATGCAAAGAACGTCTGTTGTAAACGCTGTGCAACCAGCAAAAAGCCTTCAAGACCATTTTTTAAGCCGGTGGCGTTAACAAACGTATGTTTTGGAAACAAaaactccttgctgctgttatgaaaatgatattagttaaaaagtgaTTAAGTGAAGTAATGTTGTtccttttttaaggagtaaaaAGTATCTAGTAAAATACTACAGATTGTGAGTAACTCGCCCAACACTGGCCGTCAGACAGATTACTGTGCTTCTTCCATCAGCTCACCTGCAGAAACAGTCGGTCCAGAGAGCAGCAGCACGGACACACCTGCAACAGGAAGACACAGAAC
Encoded here:
- the LOC123977801 gene encoding advanced glycosylation end product-specific receptor-like encodes the protein MNLQGTGSVLCLPVAGVSVLLLSGPTVSADPQVSLEIPALPVVAGSDVTLRCRSKDQVAPEAFFIRDGSKLGSGPEGQFTIRNVQPSDEGLYWCYFDQTEESPRRRLSVRGNSDPSPGLKSGFWPTVHFHQPPPYSDSLKLAFQD